A region of Vigna radiata var. radiata cultivar VC1973A chromosome 10, Vradiata_ver6, whole genome shotgun sequence DNA encodes the following proteins:
- the LOC106774430 gene encoding pyridoxal 5'-phosphate synthase subunit PDX1 — MEGEGSGVVTVYGNGAITETKKSPFSVKVGLAQMLRGGVIMDVVNADQARIAEEAGACAVMALERVPADIRAQGGVARMSDPQLIKEIKRAVTIPVMAKARIGHFVEAQILEAIGIDYVDESEVLTLADDANHINKHNFRIPFVCGCRNLGEALRRIREGAAMIRTKGEAGTGNIIEAVRHVRSVMSDIRVLRNMDDDEVFTFAKNIAAPYDLVMQTKQLGRLPVVHFAAGGVATPADAALMMQLGCDGVFVGSGVFKSGDPAKRARAIVQAVTHYSDPEVLAEVSCGLGEAMVGINLSDNNVERFANRSE; from the coding sequence ATGGAAGGAGAAGGATCCGGTGTGGTTACCGTCTACGGCAACGGTGCCATCACGGAAACCAAGAAGTCACCCTTCTCCGTCAAAGTCGGCCTCGCCCAGATGCTCAGGGGCGGTGTCATCATGGATGTTGTCAACGCCGACCAGGCCCGCATCGCCGAAGAGGCCGGGGCCTGCGCGGTCATGGCCCTCGAGCGAGTACCCGCCGACATCCGGGCCCAGGGTGGTGTGGCCCGCATGAGCGACCCACAGCTGATCAAGGAAATCAAGCGGGCCGTTACCATCCCCGTGATGGCAAAGGCCCGCATCGGGCACTTCGTGGAGGCCCAGATCCTTGAGGCCATCGGCATCGACTACGTGGACGAGAGCGAGGTTCTCACGCTGGCCGATGACGCTAACCACATCAACAAACACAACTTCCGCATCCCCTTTGTTTGCGGCTGCCGCAACCTCGGGGAAGCCCTCCGCCGCATCCGCGAGGGCGCCGCCATGATCCGCACCAAGGGCGAGGCAGGCACCGGCAACATCATCGAGGCCGTGCGTCACGTCCGCTCTGTGATGAGCGACATTAGGGTTCTCCGTAACATGGACGACGACGAAGTTTTCACCTTCGCCAAGAACATCGCTGCGCCCTACGACCTTGTCATGCAGACCAAGCAGCTTGGCCGCCTTCCCGTCGTCCACTTCGCAGCAGGTGGCGTCGCCACTCCCGCCGATGCCGCCCTCATGATGCAGCTTGGCTGCGATGGCGTCTTCGTCGGCTCCGGCGTCTTCAAGAGCGGTGACCCTGCCAAACGTGCTAGAGCCATTGTTCAGGCTGTCACTCATTACAGCGACCCTGAAGTTTTGGCTGAGGTCAGTTGCGGCTTGGGTGAAGCCATGGTTGGAATCAATTTGAGCGATAACAATGTTGAGAGGTTCGCCAATCGTTCAGAAtga